The genomic segment CGCCGTCAAGGGCACGCCGCTGGAAGACCGCCCGCCGATCGATCCGCTCGACCTCGTGCGGATGTGCGCCACCGCCCGCATCGTCATGCCCAAGGCCCGCGTGCGCCTCAGCGCCGGCCGCAAGAGCCTGACCCGCGAGGCGCAGATCCTGTGCTTCCTGGCTGGCGCCAACTCGATCTTCTACGGCGAGCGCCTGCTCACCACCGCCAACAACGAGGCGGATGCCGACGCCGAGCTGCTGCGCGACATCGGCGTGCCGGTGCCCGAGGTGACGCTGGCCGCCGCGGAGTAGGGGCACGGTAAGGGGCACGGCAAGCCGGCCCTCACCTTGACTTGAAACGCCTCCCGTGAATGGTGCCGGCTCATTCTCAAGAGCCCGCCATGCACCGTTACCGTACCCATACCTGCGGGGCGATCCGCCCGTCCGATGTCGGGCAGACCGTCCGCCTGTCCGGCTGGTGCCACCGCATCCGCGACCATGGCGGCGTGCTCTTCATCGACCTGCGCGACCATTACGGCCTGACGCAGTGCGTGATCGATTCCGACTCGAAGGCCTTCAAGGCGGCCGAGACCGCCCGCTCCGAGTGGGTGATCCGCATCGATGGTCGCGTGCGCACGCGGCCCGCCGGCACCGAGAACGCGGAGCTGCCGACCGGTAGCGTCGAGGTCTATATCGACGACCTCGAAGTGCTCGGGCCCGCGGGCGAGCTGCCGCTGCCCGTCTTCGGCGACCAGGAATACCCGGAAGAGACCCGGCTCAAGTACCGCTTCCTCGATCTGCGCCGGGAGAAGCTGCACGCCAACATCATGAAGCGTGGCGCGATCGTGGATTCGCTCCGCCGCCGCATGCGCGAGGGCGGGTTCTTCGAGTTCCAGACGCCGATCCTGACCGCCTCCTCGCCGGAGGGCGCGCGCGACTACCTCGTGCCGTCCCGCGTGCATCCGGGCAAGTTCTACGCGCTGCCGCAGGCGCCGCAGCAGTTCAAGCAGCTCACGATGATCGCGGGCTTCGACCGCTACTTCCAGATCGCGCCCTGTTTTCGCGATGAGGACGCGCGAGCGGACCGTAGCCCGGGCGAGTTCTACCAGCTCGATATCGAGATGAGCTTCGTCACGCAGGAGGACGTGTTCCAGGCGGTCGAGCCGGTGCTGCGCGGCGTGTTCGAGGAATTCGCTGGCGGCAAGCGCGTGACGAAGGAATTCCCGCGCATCACCTACGCCGACGCGATGCTGAAATACGGCGTCGACAAGCCGGACCTGCGCAACCCGCTGATCATCGCCGACGTGACTGACGAGTTCGCCGACGACGCGGTGGAGTTCAAGGCGTTCAAGGGCGTCATCAAGTCGGGCGGCGTGGTGCGCGCCATCCCCGCCACCGGCGCCGCCGGCCAGCCGCGCTCGTTCTTCGACAAGCTCAACGACTGGGCCCGCTCGGAAGGCGCGCCGGGGCTCGGCTACATCGTGTTCGAGGAAGAGGGCGGGGCGCTCACCGGCAAGGGGCCGATCGCCAAGTTCATCCCCGCCGCGATCCAGGCGCGGATTGCCGAGAAGGCCGGTGCCAAGGCGGGCGACGCGGTGTTCTTCGCCGCCGGCACCGAGGCGAAGGCCGCCGCGCTCGCGGGCAAGGCGCGCATCCGCATCGGCGACGAGCTGAAACTCTCCGATACGGACCAGTTCGCCTTCTGCTGGGTCGTCGATTTCCCGATGTACGAGTGGAACGAAGAAGACAAGAAAATCGACTTTTCCCACAACCCGTTCTCGATGCCGAACTACGATCGCGAGGACTTCCTCGCGCTCGGCGACGGAGATTCGGAAAAAATCCTTGGGATCAAGGCGTTTCAGTACGACATCGTCTGCAACGGCATCGAGTTGTCCTCGGGCGCGATCCGGAACCACCGCCCCGACGTGATGGAGAAGGCGTTTGCCATCGCCGGCTACGGCCGGGACGTGCTGGAGGAGAAGTTCGGCGGCATGCTGAACGCCCTGCGCCTCGGCGCCCCGCCGCACGGCGGCATCGCGCCGGGTGTCGACCGCATCGTCATGCTGCTGTGCGAGGAGCCGAACATCCGCGAGGTCGTGCTGTTCCCGATGAACCAGCGCGCCGAGGATCTGATGATGGGCGCGCCCGCCGAGGCGACCTCGAAGCAGCTGCGCGAGCTGCACATCCGGCTCAACCTGCCCGAGAAGAAGGCGTAGCGCCTAAACCCTCTCCCGCCGCGGGGAGGGTGCCTGCGGAGCAGGCGGGTGAGGGGCCGGTTCCGCTTTGCCGGAAACGGCGCTCCCCTCGCCCGCCCCCTTCGGGGCCACCCGCCACCGAAGGGGAGGGAAGCTGCGCAGGACCTGATGCCGCCCCAGCCCACTCCCCTCACCGCCATCGTCGTCAGCCACGACAGCGCAGACGCCCTGCCCGCCTGCCTCGCGGCGCTGGCCCGCGAAGCCGTCCCGGCGATCGTGGTCGACAATGCCAGCCGCGACGGCTCGGTGGCGGTGGCGGAAGCCCACGGCGCACGGGTGATCGCCCATCCCCGCAACGAGGGCTATGGCCGGGCCAACAACATCGGCGTGCGCGCCGCCGAGGGGGCCCGGCACGTCCTCATCCTCAACCCCGATCTCGTGCTGCAACCGGGCGCCGCCACCGCGCTGCTGGCCGCGGCGCAGGCCTGGTCTGACGCCGGCCTCCTGGCGCCGCGCATCCACGAGCCGGACGGGCGCTTCTTCTACCAGCCGCGCTCGCTGCTCGCGCCCTACCTCACCAACCCGAAGGGCCGGCGTGATCTCCCCGAGGGCGACGCCTGCGCCCCATTCCTGTCGGGCGCCTGCCTGATGATCGAGCGGGCCCTCTTCCTGGACCTCGGCGGCTTCGACGAGAACATTTTCCTGTTCTACGAGGATGACGACCTCTGCCGCCGGGTGGCGGATGCGGGACGCGCGCTGGTCCACGTCCACGGCGCGGTGGCCCTGCACGGGCGAGGGCGCTCCTCGGCCCCGGCGCCGGGCCGGGTGTTTCGGACGCGCTGGCATCAGGCGTGGTCGCGGGCCTACGTCTCAAGGAAGTACGGCCTGCCCGATCCGAGCCCGGGAATGCTCGCCACCAACGCGCCGAAGGCGGCGCTCGCCGCCCTCGCCTTCCGCCGCTCGGGGCTGGAGCGCTACGGCGGCTCGGCGGCCGGCGCACTCGCCGCCCTGCGCGGGCAGAGCGCGCTGGCCCGCGAGGGGCTGGCACCGTGAGCCTGCTCTCGGGACCGACGATCGCGGAGGCGCTGGCGCGCCCGCACAACGCCTTCTCCGGCCTGCGGCTGGCGCTCGCCCTGATGGTGGTGGTCAGCCACGCCTTCAGCGTCGTCTCCGGCCACGCGCTCGACGAGCCGCTGGCCCGCGCCACCGGCTTCTCGCTGGGCGAGCACGCGGTGAACGGCTTCTTCGCCGTCTCGGGCTTCCTCGTCACCATGAGCTACGACCGGCGCGGCTGGCGCGACTACGTCATCGCCCGGAGCTTGCGCATCGGACCGGGCCTCGTCGCCGCGACCCTGGCGGTCTCGCTGCTGCTCGGCGGCGCCCTCACCCGGCTGCCGCTCGCCGAGTACTACGCCTCGCCGGAACTGTGGCGCTTCGTGCGCGGCACGCTCCTGTCCTTCAAGAGCAATGCCAGCCTGCCCGGCCTGTTCGAGGCCAACCCGTTCCGCAGCCCGCTCGGCACGGTCTGGACCCTGAAATACGAGACGATCTGCTACGCCGGTGTCCTCGTCATCGGGCTTCTCGGGCTCCTGCGGCGGCGCTGGGCCGTGCCGGCGCTCACCGCGGCCCTGGCCCTGTCGCTGGCGGTGCTCGAAGTGGTCCGGCCCGAGATGTCCAAGGGCACCGAGACGGCCCTGCGCCTGCCGCTGATCTTCGCCGCCGGGGCCTGCCTCTACCTCTGGCGCGATTCCATCCGCCTCACGCCGTGGCCGCTGCTCGTCCTGGCCGCGGGCCTCCTGCTGCAGGGCCACGCCCCCGCGCGGACGCTGCTCTTCCTCGGGGAGAGCTACGCGGCGATCTGGCTTGGCCTCCTGCCGGCACTGGCCCGCCCGGTCCTCGATCCGCCGGCTGATCTCTCCTACGGGGTCTATCTCTACGGCTGGCCGATCCAGCAGAGCCTGCACGCGCTCTGGCCCACGGCCTCCGCCCTGGCCCTGCTGGTGCCGGCCCTCCTGCTCGCCGGGCTCGTCGCCGCCGCCTCCTGGTACGCGGTCGAGAAGCCGGCCCTGCGCCTCAAGGCACGGGCGCTCGGGCGGCGCACACTGGGGACGATCGAACCGGCCGGTCCCTAAAGCGAATTTGATCCTCTCGCACCGCCCGTGCGTTTGAGATCCGCAGGGCGTGTCGACGCGCCGCTGTGATGGGGCGCCCTGCCCGCCCTAGCTACGGTGCCGGGTCCGTATCCCCGGCCCATTCCTCTCCCGGACGCCTGGATCACTGCCCACCATGAAGGTCGTCGTGGATCTCAACCGCTGCCAAGCCTACGCGCAGTGCATCTACGCGGCGCCGGGGCACTTCGCCCTGCACGGCCGGGAGGCGCTGGTCTACGACCCCTTCCCGGACGAGACCGCACGGGGCGAGATCGAGCGGGCTATCCATGCCTGCCCGGTGCGGGCGATCACCGCCTACCCCGATGCCGCCGACGCGGCGGCCGGAGAGGCGCGGTGACGACACCCCCTGAACGCATCGTCGTCGTCGGCGCCTCGCTGGCGGGCCTTGCCGCCGCCCATGCCCTGCGTGAACGAGGCTATGCCGGCCGCCTGACCCTGGTCGGCGCCGAGCCCCACCGACCCTACGACCGGCCGCCGCTCTCCAAGCAGGTGCTGCGCGGGCTCTACTCCGCCGACACCACCCTGCCCTGCCATCCCGATCTGCGCGCGGAGTTCCGCCTCGGGCAGCCGGCGACCCGGCTCGACCTGACCGGGCGCGTCGTCGAATGCGAAGACGGCAGCCGCCTGCCCTACGACCGCCTGTTGATCGCCACCGGCACCCGGGCGCGGCCCTGGCCCAACCCGGAGGAGGCCGCCCTCGCCGGTGTCTTCACCCTGCGCGACCGCGACGACGCCGAGCGGCTCGGCGCGCATCTGCGGACCAAGCCGCAACGCGTCGTCCTCGTCGGCGGCGGCTTCATCGGCTTCGAGGTCGCCTCGACCTGCCGCGATCTCGACATCCCCGTCACCCTGCTGGTGCGCGATGCCGTGCCGCTTACGGCCGCGCTCGGTCCCCGCCTCGGCGGCCTGATCGGCGAGGTCGCCCGCGAGAAGGGCGTCGATCTGCGCCTCGAATCCGAGATCGAGCGGATGGAGGGGGAAGCGGGCCGCCTCGCGGCCGTGATCCTGAAGGACGGCACGCGGATCGAGACCGACTGCCTCGTCGCAGCGATCGGCACGTTGCGCAACGTCGAATGGCTCGACGGTTCGGGGCTCGAGGCCGACGCGGGGGGCCTGCGCTGCGACGCCTTCTGCCGCGCCTTGCTCCATGACGGCCGCGTCGCCGAGGGCGTTTTTTGCGCGGGCGACGTGGCGCGCTGGCCGAACCCGCACGACGACGACGCCCTCGTGGCGGTCGAGCATTGGGGCAACGCCCGGGCGCAAGCCGAGACCGCCGCCGCAAACATGCTGGCGGGCGACGCCTCGGCGATGCGCCGCCACGACCACCTGCCCGATTTCTGGTCGCAGCAATTCGGCCTGACGATCAAGCTCGTCGGCTTGACCGAGGGCGCCGACGCCCTCGCGGTGGTGCATGGCTCGTTCGAGGAGCGGCGCCTCGTGGCCGCCTTCGGCAAGGCGGGCCGCACCGTCGCCGCCGCTGCCATCGACAGCGCCCGCTGGCTGCCCACCTACAAGGCCGCGATCCGCGAGCGCGCCCCATTCCCGCCGATCGAGGACGCCGTCGATCAGCCCCGCATCCGTGTGCAGGAGCCCTAGTCCCGTGAGCGGAAGCACACTGTTCGACCAGATCCTCGATCCCGCCAACCGGGCGAACCCCTACCCGCTCTACGCCGAGCTGCGAAAAATTCCCGTCGCGCGGCAGGAGGACGGCACCTACGTCGTCAGCGGTCATGCCGAGCTGGCGCGGCTGATCTCCGATCCCCGCATCAGCTCGGACGACCTGCCCGACCCGCAGAAATTCCGCTGGACCGGGCACCCCGTCACCGACCTGCTGGTGCGGCCGGTGCGGGCCGAAATCCGCAAGCGGCACCGCCCCTTCATCTTCCGCGATCCGCCCGATCACGACCGCCTGCGGGGGCAGGTGATGCGCTGCTTCACGCCCGAGCGGGTGCGCGGCATGCGCGCGAAGACGCAAGAAATCACCGACGACCTGATCGGCAAGATGCGCGGCAAGACCCGGATCGATCTCGTCGACGACTTCTCCTATCCGCTCCCCGTCACCGTGATCTGCGAGTTGCTCGGCGTGCCGCCGGAGGACGAGGCGCAGTTCCACGGCTGGGCGACGCAGCTCGCGACCGCGCTGGAGCCGAACCAGCGCGGCGACGCGGAGACGAGGGCCAAGAACGAGGTCTGCTTCACCGAAATCGCCGACTACCTCCAGGGACTGATCAAGGAGAAGCGCAAGGACCCGCAGCAGGACATCCTCTCCGACCTCGCGACCGACAAGGAGGGGATGAACGATTTCGACCTGATCGCCACCGCCGTGCTGCTGCTGGTGGCGGGCCACGAGACCACGGTGAACCTGATCACCAACGGGATGCTGACGCTGCTGCGCTTCCCCGAGCATGGGGAGCGCCTGCGCGCCGAGCCGGACCTCGCGCCGCGCCTGATCGAGGAATTGCTGCGCTACGAGCCGCCGGTCCATTACCGCACGCGCGTAGCGCTCACCGACATCCCGGTGGCCGGGATCACCATCCCGAAGGATGCACCAGTGATTTTCCTGCTCGCCGCCGCCAACCGCGATCCGGCGCGCTTTCCCGACCCCGACCGCTTCGATCCCGACCGGCCCGACAACCGCCATCTCGGCTTCGGCGGCGGGCTGCAGTACTGCGTCGGCGCTCCGCTCGCGCGGATCGAGGCGGAGGTCGCCCTGATCAGCCTCGTGCGGCGGCTGAAGGGCGTGTCCCTGATCGAGGACCCGCCGCCCTACCGGCCCGGCGCCTCGCTGCGGGGGCCGCGGCACCTGAGGTTGGCGCTGGAAGGTGTGACGGAAGAATAGGGGCTACCCGGATGCCGCCGGGTTCCCCTCTCCCCGCACGCGGGGAGAGGGCCGCGACGACCCTGTCGTCGGCGCGGTGAGCCCGAAGGGCGAGGGTGAGGGGGCGCATCCGAGAGAGACTCCTTCGCCCCCCTCACCTTCGGCTGCCGCCTCGCTTCATGCCCCGACAAGGGGGCATGAAGCCCTCTCCCCGCGCGCGGGGAGAGGGGATGCGCTCGCACCGCACCGGATCACCGGAAAAGATAAAGCGACCAAAAGAAAAGCGCCCGACCTTTCGGCCGGGCGCTCTCCCAAACGTCCCTGCGGACGCGACTTACGCGGTGAGAACCGTGGACGGCTCGACCTTCACGCCCGGGCCCATCGTCGAGGTGACGGCGATGCGCTGGATGTAGGTGCCCTTGGCGCCCGTGGGCTTCGCCTTGGCGACCGCGTCGGCGAAGGCCTTGATGTTCTCGACGAGCTTCTGCTCGTCGAAGGACACCTTGCCGACGCCGGCGTGGATGATGCCGGCCTTCTCGACGCGGAACTCGACCGCGCCGCCCTTGGCGGCGGCAACGGCGCCCTTCACGTCCATGGTGACGGTGCCGACCTTCGGGTTCGGCATCAGGCCGCGCGGGCCCAGCACCTTACCGAGACGGCCGACGAGCGGCATCAGGTCCGGGGTCGCGATGCAGCGATCGAACTCGATCTTGCCGCCCTGGACGATCTCGAGGAGATCCTCGGCGCCGACGATGTCGGCACCCGCTGCGCGGGCGTCGTCCGCCTTGGCGCCACGGGCGAAGACCGCCACGCGAACCGTCCGGCCGGAGCCGTTCGGCAGGTTGCAGACGCCGCGGACCATCTGGTCGGCGTGGCGCGGATCGACGCCGAGATTCATCGAGATCTCGACGGTTTCGTCGAACTTGGCCGAAGCCTTCGACTTCACCAGCTTGATCGCCTCGTCGATGGCGTAGAGCTTCATCGGCTCCAGACCCTCGCGGGCGGCGCGGATGCGCTTTCCTTCGCGTGCCATATCGCCCTCCCTTACGCGACGACTTCGAGGCCCATGGCTCGCGCGGAGCCACGGATCATCGCGACCGCCGCATCGACGGAGTCGCAGTTCAGGTCGGGCATCTTCTTCTCGGCGATCTCGCGAAGCTGGGCTTCGGTGATCTTGCCGACGGTCGGGCCCTTACCCGGGGTCTTGGAGCCGGAGGCCGGCTTCTTGCCGATCTTCAGGCCAACCGCCTTCTTCAGGAAGAAGGTGACCGGGGGCTGCTTCATCTCGAAGGTGAAGGAGCGGTCCTGATACGCGGTGATGATCACCGGGATCGGGGTGCCCTTCTCCATCTGCGCGGTCTTCGCATTGAAGGCCTTGCAGAATTCCATGATGTTGAGGCCACGCTGACCGAGCGCGGGACCGATCGGCGGCGACGGGTTGGCGGCGCCGGCCGGGACTTGAAGCTTCACGTAGCCCGTGATCTTCTTCGCCATGGGACTGCTCCCAAGAATTGCGCGTCGCCGGGCTGCCGAGGCACGGACGGACGGGCGGTTGCAGGTCGCGGTGCGATCCGTGGATCCCGGAGGCGAAGCCGGGCGGATCTCCCGCGGGGTTGTGGCGGTGCTCTCATGAAAGCATCGCCGTTTCCGGGCCGCGGCAGAGCCGCCGGCCGGAAAATCGAAGATCAGTCAGTGCCGACTGATCGCGAATTGCGAAGAAATCAGACCTTCTCGACTTGACCGTATTCCAGCTCGACCGGGGTGGCGCGGCCGAAGATCGACACCGCCACCTTGAGGCGCGAGCGGGCGTCGTCGATTTCCTCGACGGTGCCGTTGAAGGAGGCGAAGGGGCCGTCAGAGACGCGCACGGTCTCGCCGATCTCGAAGGAGACGGTATGCTTCGGGCGATCCACGCCCTCCTGCACCTGCCCCTTGATGCGCTCGGCCTCGGCGTCCGGGATCGGCACGGGCTTGGCCTTGTCGGCGCCCAGGAAGCCGGTCACCTTCGGGGTGTTCTTGATGAGGTGGTAGACCTCGTCGGTCAGGTCGCACTTCACGAGCACGTAGCCCGGGAAGAACTTGCGCTCGGCATCGACCTTACGGCCGCGGCGCACCTCGGTGACCTTCTCGGTCGGCACCATGACCTCGTCGAACAGTTCGGTCAGCCCACGCTGGGCCGCCTGATCCTTGATGGACTGGGCGACCTTATTCTCGAAGTTCGAGTAGGCGTGGACGATGTACCAGCGCTTCGACACGGGTCTCTCAACTCCTCGGCGTCCGTAAGACGCCTGCGATGACTCAGGCGCCGATCCCGAGGACCAGGCTGACGGCGAAGCGCATCACCTGATCGACGGCGACGAAGAACAGGCTCGCGACGACGACCATGATGAACACCATGATGGTGGTCACGGTGGTTTCCTTGCGGGTCGGCCACGTGACCTTGCGGCCCTCGTCGCGCACTTCGCCCAGGAACTCCACAGGGCCCACCCGCTTCGGCGCGGGGCGCGCGGGCCGGGTCGGGCGCTGGGGCGCGACGGGGGCCGTGCCGCGTTTGGGTCCGCGGGCCGCGTCGGCTTTCTTGGTCGCTTCGTTCGATGCCATGGCGCAACTGAAACCGGACAGGGCTCCGGGAACCACCGATCGCGGTGCGGGGACAATCGCGTCCCACACCGACAGCATCTGAGGATCTCGGAATGCGCCCGCTCTAGCGCAAGTGATCCGGCTTGTCGATGGGTTCGGGACGGGGTGCCGCGGGTCGGATGCCAGGTCGGTCTCGGCGTCGGGCTCGGTGGGCGCCGTGGCAGGAGTGGAGGGACTCGAACCCCCAACCCCCGGTTTTGGAGACCGGTGCTCTGACCAGTTGAGCTACACTCCTACGGCGCGCGCGGCGCGGCTCGCGTCATGCCGCAACCTGCGGCCCAAAGCAAGGGCAGGACGTCAGCAAGCAGAGTCATCGCTATTCGTCGTCCAGCTCGAAATCCGCATCCGCGAAGGGATAGGCCGCCTCGACGAGGTAGGGCCCGCCGCCGCGCGAGGTGCGGGCGGAGAACAGGGCTGCGCGGCGCGCCGTGAAGGTCAGACGGGGAAACACCCCCGCCTCCGTCAGCCTTCGCGCCACGGCCTCCGGCGAGGCCTCGCGGTTGAGGCGGGCCAGCGTCACATGCGGCGTGAACTTGCGCCGCTCCGGCGCGGCACCGGCCCGGCGGGCGATACGCTCGTGCTCTTCCTGCAAATCGATGAGTTCCGGCGTGGGGACGACCGAGGCGTAGAGCGCCCGCGGCCGGTCTCCGCCGAAGCTCGCGAGCCCGTCCAGCGTCACGGTGAGCGGCGCGCGCACCCGCGCCTCCCGCAGGCCGGCATCGACATCGGCAGCGATCATGTCGTCGATCTCGCCGAGGAAGCGCAGGGTGACGTGGTAGTCGCTCGGCTCGATCCAGCGCGCGCCGGGCAGGCCGCCACGGAAGAACGACAGCCGCTCGGCGATGTCCGGCGGAATCTCGATGCCGGTGAACAGGCGCGGCATAATTCGCTACCCCTTCTTCTCCGGATTCTGGCCCAGGCGGCCCAGGAAGGTTTCGACGCTCGGCAGGATGCCCTCGACGATCCGCTCGACGCCCTTGGCGGTGGGGTGCAGCCCGTCATCCATGGTGTTGGCGCGCTGGCCCGTCACGCCGTCGAGAAAGAACGGGTAGAGCACGAGGCCGTGCGCCTTGGCCAAGTCGGGATAGATCGCGTCGAACCGGGCGCGGTACTCCGTGCCGAGGTTCGGTGCGGCCAGCATGCCGGCGAGCAGCACCGGAATGTTGCGCTCCTTCAGCCGCGCGATGATCGTCTCGAGCGCCTTGCGCGTCACCGCCGGATCGGTGCCGCGCAGCATGTCGTTGGCGCCGAGTTCGAGAATCACGCCCTGCGTGCCGTCCGGCACCGACCAGTCGAGCCGGTCGAGCCCGCCGGTGCTGGTGTCGCCCGACACGCCGGCATTGGCGATCTCGACCCGGTACCCCTTGGCCTTCAGCGCCCGCTCCAGCACCGCGGGAAAGGCGGCGTCGGCCGGCAGGCGGTAGCCCGCGGTGAGGCTGTCGCCGAAGGCCACGAGCTTGAGCGGCGCCGGCTCGGCACGGGCCGAGCCGGGCAGCAGGCCCGCGGCGCCGACGAGCGTAGCTGCGGCTAAGAGGAGCATCAGCGCGGCCCTGCGCCGAAGGCGGCGCGGCCCCACATCGGGTGCGGCCGCCTCGCGCCGGGCGTCCAAGCATGACACAAGCCTGCCGGGTCCGGCTTCCGCTTCGTTCGCATGGTGCAAGACCGTATCCTTTCGCTCGGACATGTCCGGGTGGTTGCCAAGCTGCTCGCCAACTTCCCTGCCAAGATTCCCCGCCAAGATCGGTCGGTGCCTGATGTCGAACAAGGCCGTCTCTCTGTCGCAGATCGAGCTGAGCCTCGGCCGCGGCCCCGCGCGGGTGCATGTCCTGCGCGGCATCTCGCTCGATGTCGAGCGCGGCGAGGCGGTCGGACTCGTCGGCCCGTCGGGTTCGGGAAAATCGACCCTGCTCACCGTCATGGCCGGGCTGGAGCGGCCCGATACCGGTCGCGTCACCATCGCCGGCACGGATCTCGGCGGGCTCGATGAGGACGGGCTCGCGCGCTTCCGCGGCCGCAACATCGGCATCGTGTTCCAGGCCTTCCACCTCGTGCCGACCATGACCGCGCTGGAGAACGTGGCGCTGCCGCTCGAACTCGCCAACGCATCCGATCCGCACGGACGGGCGGCGGCGGAACTCGAGGCAGTGGGGCTCGGCCACCGGCTGCGGCACTATCCGGCGCAGCTCTCCGGCGGCGAGCAGCAGCGCGTGGCGATCGCCCGTGCGCTCGCGCCCGATCCGGCGATCCTGGTCGCAGACGAGCCGACGGGAAACCTCGACGAGGCGACGGGACGGCAGATCGTGGACCTGTTGTTCGGGCTCAAGCGCGACCGCGGCGCGACCCTGGTCCTGGTGACGCACGATCCCGGCCTCGCCCGGCTGTGCGACCGCACCGTGCGCCTGCGCGCCGGCCGGATCGAAGCGCCGGCCGAGGCGCAAGAAGCCTAAGTAAACAGGGCCTGGAAAAACGATGCCTTCCGGTGCCGGTCGGGCGCCGAAAGGCAAGCTCGTGTCAGGTGTTGAAGCCGTCTGCTCGCGCGTCGCGTCAGGCGAGGCGGCACCCAGAAGGATCAGGCGCTCAGCGGGGCGCCGATCCGGGCGCGGAGCTGAGCCCGCAGGTTCTGGTTGGCCGCGCTGCGGTCGGCGTCGAGGGCCCACATCAGGCGCAGGAGCCGGCTGATCGGCAGAGCCCGGTCCTCAATGGCCTCGGCAACCTGCTGCTGGATCGATTTCGAGGTCGCCATGAACGTCTCGGCCGTGGTCTGCATGAGTCGCATCCGGAAACGGGCTCGCCCCCCGCGGGGCGGGCTCTTAAACGGTTCCAAATCGCAAGGCCATAGGTTTGCCGGCTTGCAGTTAGCGGTTCCTTCGAGCGCCCGCGCCGCGCCTCACAGCTTTGTGAAGCCGGCACGTCGTCAGGCGAGCGGCGAGCGCGCGTAGCCGTCGAGCAGATCCTGCGGATCGCGGTAGATCGCGATGCATCCCGCCGCCGACAGCTCGGCCTCCGGGAAGCCGCCGCACAGGACGCCGATCGTCGAAAGCCCAGCGCCGGCAGCGGCTTGCGCATCGTAGGGAGTATCCCCGATCACCATCACCGCGTCTTTGGGGAGGCCGGGAAGCTTCTTCAGCACCGCCTCGAAGATGTCGGGATGCGGCTTGGATCGGTCGGCGTCGTCTGAGGTCGTGACCACGTCGACGAGATCGGTAATGCCCAGGATTTTCTGGTAGTTTTCCACCTCGTCCGCCTTGCCGGAGGACGCGAGCGCGACGGTCTGGCCTGCATCCCGCACATGGCTGAGCAGTGCCTTCACGGCGGGAAACGGCTTGGCCTGCGCGAGATAGGACCGCTTGAACAGATCGGAGCGGTAGGCCTCGATCGCTTCGCCCTCCCGGGCGAGCCGGTCGGCGTCCACGAAGACGGGCAGGAGCTGGTCGCCGCCCTTCCCGATCTGGCGGCGGACCTCGGCCTCCTTCGTCTCGATCCCGAAATGCGCAAAGGCCTCGACCCAGGCGCAGGCGTGCAGATCGACGCTGTCGAGCAGCGTGCCGTCGATGTCGAAGACGACGGCCTTGATGCGAGCGGACATCGAATCAGGCCCTCTCAGCGCGGAAACAGCTGGAGGCCGTCATCGGGGAGGAGATTGCGGGCGGGCCCGCCGGTCTGCTGGCCGCGGCCCTGCTGGTAGTAGGGCAGCTCGGGGCGACGGTCGTTGCCGCTGCCGGAATCGTATTCCCAGGGCGCGTTCCACGGCGCCCGGCCGCTCACCGCCGGCACGGCGGGGCCGGTGTAGAACGAATCGCCTGGCCGCATGGGCCCCGCCGCGGCGGCGCCGGCCGCCAGCATCGTGCCGAGGAAGACGGCGGCAGCACCTCGTCCGATCAACGTGCGCATCGCTTGTCATCCCCCGATCGTGGCCGCGCTCTGCCCGCGGAGCGCGAAGGGAAACGGCCGAGCCTGGTCCGCGTTCCGGGTCCTCGGGCTCGCTCGCCCCGACTTTCCCCGGATGGGCCTCAAAAAGCGAAGCCCGCCGGCCCCAGGGGGCGGCGGGCTCTCGAACCGCGTCTCGTTCAG from the Methylorubrum extorquens genome contains:
- a CDS encoding putative NAD(FAD)-dependent oxidoreductase (Evidence 3 : Putative function from multiple computational evidences; PubMedId : 1569021, 7836301, 8344526; Product type e : enzyme), producing MTTPPERIVVVGASLAGLAAAHALRERGYAGRLTLVGAEPHRPYDRPPLSKQVLRGLYSADTTLPCHPDLRAEFRLGQPATRLDLTGRVVECEDGSRLPYDRLLIATGTRARPWPNPEEAALAGVFTLRDRDDAERLGAHLRTKPQRVVLVGGGFIGFEVASTCRDLDIPVTLLVRDAVPLTAALGPRLGGLIGEVAREKGVDLRLESEIERMEGEAGRLAAVILKDGTRIETDCLVAAIGTLRNVEWLDGSGLEADAGGLRCDAFCRALLHDGRVAEGVFCAGDVARWPNPHDDDALVAVEHWGNARAQAETAAANMLAGDASAMRRHDHLPDFWSQQFGLTIKLVGLTEGADALAVVHGSFEERRLVAAFGKAGRTVAAAAIDSARWLPTYKAAIRERAPFPPIEDAVDQPRIRVQEP
- a CDS encoding putative cytochrome P450 reductase (Evidence 3 : Putative function from multiple computational evidences; PubMedId : 1732208; Product type c : carrier) — its product is MSGSTLFDQILDPANRANPYPLYAELRKIPVARQEDGTYVVSGHAELARLISDPRISSDDLPDPQKFRWTGHPVTDLLVRPVRAEIRKRHRPFIFRDPPDHDRLRGQVMRCFTPERVRGMRAKTQEITDDLIGKMRGKTRIDLVDDFSYPLPVTVICELLGVPPEDEAQFHGWATQLATALEPNQRGDAETRAKNEVCFTEIADYLQGLIKEKRKDPQQDILSDLATDKEGMNDFDLIATAVLLLVAGHETTVNLITNGMLTLLRFPEHGERLRAEPDLAPRLIEELLRYEPPVHYRTRVALTDIPVAGITIPKDAPVIFLLAAANRDPARFPDPDRFDPDRPDNRHLGFGGGLQYCVGAPLARIEAEVALISLVRRLKGVSLIEDPPPYRPGASLRGPRHLRLALEGVTEE
- the rplA gene encoding 50S ribosomal protein L1 (Evidence 2a : Function from experimental evidences in other organisms; PubMedId : 365581; Product type s : structure), giving the protein MAREGKRIRAAREGLEPMKLYAIDEAIKLVKSKASAKFDETVEISMNLGVDPRHADQMVRGVCNLPNGSGRTVRVAVFARGAKADDARAAGADIVGAEDLLEIVQGGKIEFDRCIATPDLMPLVGRLGKVLGPRGLMPNPKVGTVTMDVKGAVAAAKGGAVEFRVEKAGIIHAGVGKVSFDEQKLVENIKAFADAVAKAKPTGAKGTYIQRIAVTSTMGPGVKVEPSTVLTA
- the rplK gene encoding 50S ribosomal protein L11 (Evidence 2a : Function from experimental evidences in other organisms; PubMedId : 10756104, 2483975; Product type s : structure), with the translated sequence MAKKITGYVKLQVPAGAANPSPPIGPALGQRGLNIMEFCKAFNAKTAQMEKGTPIPVIITAYQDRSFTFEMKQPPVTFFLKKAVGLKIGKKPASGSKTPGKGPTVGKITEAQLREIAEKKMPDLNCDSVDAAVAMIRGSARAMGLEVVA